Genomic DNA from Pigmentiphaga litoralis:
CGACGCGGTGCTGCTGTCACGCGCGGTGAACCGCCCGGTGCGCGTACGGTCAAGCATGCCTGCGGCGGCGGTCATGCCGACCCGGTTGACGGCAACGGTGCAGGCAGCTGCGTTGGCAACATCGACGTCGCCCACATCAACGTCGCCTACATCCCCGTTGCCAGCATCAACGTCGCCCCCATCCACGTTGCCAGCATCAACATCGTCCACACCCCCGTTGCCGACGCCTTCGTTGCCAACATCAACGTTGCCAACATCAACGTTGCCAACATCAACGTCGCGGATCACAACGTTGCAGATGACAACGGGTTCGCCGGTGGTGCGCAGGCCCAGCCTGGCCCGCTTGCTGACCAGCGGCGCAGCGGGCGGCATCGGGCCCAACGGCCACCTGGCTGGCAACGACTCAACCGGCAACGATTCAGCCGGCAACGCTTCAACCCGCAGCGCTTCAACCGGCAGCGAATCAACGGGCAGCGAATCAACCGGCAACGATCCAGCCAGCGACAGCGCGGCCAGCAACACCTCAACCATTGGCAACGCCTCTGCCACCCCCGCGCGAGCCCACACCGCGCACCCGGTGGTTCCCTACGACGCGGTCCCGGCCATCGACTGGCACCCGGACGCCAGCCTGGACAACTCAAGCACAGGCACCACCCCCGAGGGCCTGCCCGCCGCGCAGATCTTTGCGCTCGAATCCTTTATCGACGAACTGGCCGCGACGCAAGGCGTGGACCCGGTGGCCTTGCGGCTCACGCAGCTTGAGCAAGACCCGCGCGGAGAGGCCCTGGTGCGCAGCGTCGCCGAACGCGCAGGCTGGGTAGGCGGGTCCCGAGGCGCGCCCCACAGCACGTCTCCAGGCCCGACCCGAAGCGCACGCCAAAGCACGTCTCCAGGCACGTCTCCCGGCACATTCCCACGAGCGCCCCGAGGCACCGGCCGCGGCTTTGCCTACAGCAGCGTGATCGACGAGAGCAGCACTCCGCCCAGCCGCACCTGGTCGGCCTGGGTGGCCGACGTTGCCGTCGACCCTGCCAGCGGCAGCGTCGCCGTGACTCGGGTCGTGGTCGGTCACGACGTGGAACATCTCGCCCCCGGGCCGGTCAAGCACGCACAGGCTCCCATCGAACGGCAGATCGACGGCGTGACGCGCGCATTGCTTGCGCCCCCTGCCGGCTTTGACGACTGGGCAGGCCAGGCGCCCGCCTCCCGGTCCGGTGATAGCCCCACGTCAACAGCCGTGATGCCGTCCGCCGCAGGCACGACCGACATTGCCTGGGTCGCGCCGGGGGGCGATGTCGCCACGGCCCGCCCGCTGGCGTGGACCGCCGCTGCGGGCTTGCCCGCCGCCGCCGCCGTTGCCAATGCCATTTATGACGCCACTGGCGTGCGCCTGCGGCAACCGCCGTTCAATGGCGATGCCGTCCGACAGCAACTGCGGGGCGGCACCGCCGCGCCCGAACGGCGCATTGCCTATGCCTGGCTGGGCGGCATTGCCGCGGCAGCGGTCGGCCTGACCGTGGCCGCCCTGCCCTGGCGGCCCGCGATCGCCCCGGTGCAGGCGCCTGACCTGTCGGTGTACTCGGCCGAAGCCATTGAACGTGGACGGTTGGTCGCCGCGGCCAGCGACTGCGTGGTGTGCCACACCGCCCCCGGCGGCACGCCCAATGCTGGCGGACTGCATCTGGACACGCCGTTCGGGCAGATCGTCACCACCAACATCACGCCGGATGTCGAAACCGGCATAGGCAACTGGTCGTACGCGGCGTTTGAACGCGCCATGCGCCAGGGCATCCATCGCGACGGCCGGCATCTGTACCCGGCGTTTCCGTACACGTCATTCGCGAAGTTCTCCGAAGCCGACATGACGGCCTTGTACGCCTACATGATGTCGCAGCCCGCCGTGCGGTCCACACCCGCGCCCACGTCGCTGGCCTTCCCGTACAGCATCCGCCCGTTGATGGCAGGCTGGAACACCTTGTTCCATGACGACCAGCCCTACAAGCCCGACCCCACGCAAAGCCTGCAATGGAATCGCGGCGCCTACCTGGTTCAAGGCGCGGGCCACTGCGGCGCCTGCCACACGCCGCGCAATGCGCTGGGCGCCGAACAACGAGGCAAACCGGCATTCCTGGCGGGCGGCGAGGCCGAAGGGTGGGAAGCACCCGCCTTGAACAGCCTGTCGCGCGCGCCGATTCCCTGGAACGAAGGCGACTTTTTCCAGTATCTGAGCACCGGCTTTTCGCCGCGCCACGGGTCGGCGGCCGGCCCGATGGGACCGGTGATCCACGGACTGCAGCAACTGCCGTCGGTGGACGTGGCAGCCATGGCGCATTACCTGGCCAACCTGGATGGCGTGACCACGCACCAGGCCAGCGGGGCCCGCGAGGCCCTTGAAGCCAGCCAGGGCACGACGTCCCGGCCCGGCATCGCACCGGGGCTGGCCCCTGCGCAGGACCCAGCCCTGCATGCGTCGATGCACGCTGCGGAACTGGCGCGCATCGAAGCCGCCACCGCACCCCGCGCCAGGGTGTTCGATGCAGCGGGCGAACGGATCTTTGAAGGCGCCTGCGCGGTCTGCCACGAACCTCAGGCCGGACCGGCCCTGGCAGGCATCAAGCTGTCATTGGCCCTGAACACCAATCTGCACAGCGACCAGCCCGACAACGTCCTGCAGTCCATCCTGCAGGGCATCGACAGCCCGGCAAATGATGCGCTGGGCGACATGCCTGCATTCGGCAGCACACTGAACGACCGGCAGATCGTGGACGTCGTCCACTACTTGCGGGACCGGTTTGCGCCGGACCGCCCGGCCTGGCGCAACGTCGAAGAACGATTGACGTCCCTGCGCAAGCATTGATGCGTGCGCCCGGGCCGGCGGATCAGTCCGCCGTGTCCAGCCCCATCTTGCGCAGCAGGTAGATGATCGCCACCCGTTCGGCGGGGTTCAGATCCCCGAAGGTCAGTTCCGTGATCTCATCCGCAAAGGGCTCCATTTCCTGCACCAGCCCGGCGCCTTCCGGGGTCAGCGACACGACCACCTTGCGCCGGTCGCTCGGATCGTGGTCGACGGACAGCAGCCCCCGCGTCTTGAGCCGGTCGATCACCCCGCGAATCGTGGCCTGATCGATGGCCGTGATCTTGACGATATCGCTGAGCGAGCAGCCGCCCTTGTCGCGCACGGCGCACAGCGTGACGAACTGCGCGGCTGTCAGTTGCGAGTCGGGAATGATCTGCTGGAACAGGGCCATGTGCCGCTGATAGGCGCGGCGCAGCAGATGCCCGACCTGGTCTGAAAAAACATAGGCCGGTTCGGGGGGCGGCGCGACTGACGTCGCGCGCTTGCGGGAAGAAGGAGGCATCGGGGCGGCAACGAGAGAGCGACGTGCCGCCTGCGGCGGACTGCCGACAGGCAAGGAAAACGCGTGTACACATTATATCGGCACACATCGCGCCGACACAAGGAAAGCAGGCGCTTGATTGCGGGCTGACCAAGCCTGGCTGTGCATTGCGCGCCTTCAAGTCAACGCCGAAGCAGGCCGCAAAACGCGCACAAGATCGAGCGTCAACGCTGCATTCTGGTGCGCATTAGCGGATGCGGTGAGCGGCACCCCTCACGCCGAGGTGTCGATACAGACCTTGCGCAAGACTGCGTCGGTGATGAAGGCCTGCCAGTCCACCAGGGCGTCGTCGGTCATCAGGTTTTCACCCAAGAAGGAACTGAGCGTGTAGCGATTCGAGTTGTAGAAGTAGCCCAGCGACGCGATCATCAGATAGAGGTTGCGCACGCTGATGTCTTCACGGAACAGGCCTTGCGCCTGACCGGCCTCCAGCACCGGCTGCAGCATCGACAGGGTCGCGTCCGACATGCTTTTGACATTGACCGACTTCTTGACATGAATGCCGCGATGCAGGTTTTCGGACCCCAGCAGGGCCACGAATTCCGGATGGGTCAGGTAATAGCGCCAGGTGAAATCGACGATGCGGCTGAGCGCGGCCACCGGGTCCGAGGTGTCCAGCTGCAGGCGGCGTTCGGCCTCGTTGAACTGTTCGTACAGCGTTTCCAGCACTTCGACGAACAGCTTTTCCTTGCTGCCGAAGTAGTAATAGATCATCCGGTCATGCGACTTGGCGAGCTTCGAGATGCTGTCGACGCGGCCACCGGCAAAGCCGCTTTTCGCAAAGACCTTGATGGCCGCTTTCAGGATTTTCTGACGTGTCTGCTGGGCCTGCTGTGCGCGTACCCCCAGACCGCTCTGCGCGTTAGCCTTCATGGTTTCCGATCTTGGCGACGGTTGGATCAATGTGCGGGTGAGGGCCAAGGGCCCGACCGCTCTCCTTTGCGATCGCTGATTCTAGGGGATTTGCGGCGCAGCATCCATCACAACCATGCGCCATGCGCCCGCATCATCAGCGTACTGCGTGTCGCGGCGGCCGGCGCCTGCCCGCGTCGCGCAGCGACATGCCGGCCGTCTCGGCCAGGAACACCAGCGCAATCGCACCGATCACGCACGCGCCCATCATGTAATAGGCTGGAAAGAGTTCATCGCCCGTTGCGCGGATCAGTCCGCTGTTCAGCGCCGGGGCCGTGCCGCCGAACAACGACGTCGCCACGTTGTAGGCCAGCGCAAAGCCAGCGAACCGCACCCGCGTCGGGAACATGGCCGGAAAGGTGGCGGAAATGGTGGCCAGCTGGGGCACGTACAGCACGCCCAGCAGCGCAAAGCCGATGATCGCTCCGGTCATGCCGGTCGCCATCAACTGGTACAGCGGCACCACCAGCACGAACAGCCCGATCAGCGACGCCCACCACAAGGGCTTGCGCCCGACCCGATCGGACAGCGCACCGGCAAACGGCAGCAACACCATCATGAACAGCATGCCGACAATCGGCACCACCAGGGCTTCATTGGGCGAGAGCCCGAGCCGCCGCTGCAGATAGGTCGGCATGTAGCTCAACAAGGTGTAATTCACAACATTCAGTGCAATGACGAGTCCGCTCATCACCAGCAGTTCGCGCCAGTAGCCGGTGAACAGGTCCTTCAGTCCGCCTGAATGCGTGGGCGGCGCGGCATGCGCTGCGGCGTCGGCACTGGCTTCGCGAAACACCGGCGTGTCTTCCATCTTGGACCGCAGATACAGTCCGATCAGCCCCATCGGCGCCGCCACCAGGAAAGGAATTCGCCAGCCCCAGGCGTGCATGGCCTCGTCTCCCAAGGCCAGCGAAAATCCCAGCATGAGCAAGGCGCCTGCCGAAAACCCCGCCAACGTGCCGAACTCCAGGAAGCTGCCACACCAGCCGCGCTTGTTGTCGGGGGCGTATTCGGCCATGAAGGTGGCCGCGCCGCCGTATTCGCCGCCTGTCGAAAATCCCTGGATCATGCGCAGCACCACCAGCAAGGTGGGCGCCCAGAAGCCGATGCTGTCGTAAGAAGGAATGAGGCCCACGCACAAGGTCGCGCCCGACATCATCAGGATG
This window encodes:
- a CDS encoding cytochrome c, with product MAQGLPARPGSADTRDLTPPDPGTTLHGVVLRPPRMDWDGQRYTGMTLRHADDRAVRTIPGVFPAVVDRHFAGVVAVSAVLADQGASRLVLEWNAPLRERKQTAGKTDAAGEAGAGQRVAGAAAAGTGVGVGVDVGADAVARAGTAGADTFSRDYAWPQPQAADACWAVAWVHTQGVSIWAPVVDAGALRVEIAALLSLAVDQVTVLPTGQPGHAGAFDAAADAVLLSRAVNRPVRVRSSMPAAAVMPTRLTATVQAAALATSTSPTSTSPTSPLPASTSPPSTLPASTSSTPPLPTPSLPTSTLPTSTLPTSTSRITTLQMTTGSPVVRRPSLARLLTSGAAGGIGPNGHLAGNDSTGNDSAGNASTRSASTGSESTGSESTGNDPASDSAASNTSTIGNASATPARAHTAHPVVPYDAVPAIDWHPDASLDNSSTGTTPEGLPAAQIFALESFIDELAATQGVDPVALRLTQLEQDPRGEALVRSVAERAGWVGGSRGAPHSTSPGPTRSARQSTSPGTSPGTFPRAPRGTGRGFAYSSVIDESSTPPSRTWSAWVADVAVDPASGSVAVTRVVVGHDVEHLAPGPVKHAQAPIERQIDGVTRALLAPPAGFDDWAGQAPASRSGDSPTSTAVMPSAAGTTDIAWVAPGGDVATARPLAWTAAAGLPAAAAVANAIYDATGVRLRQPPFNGDAVRQQLRGGTAAPERRIAYAWLGGIAAAAVGLTVAALPWRPAIAPVQAPDLSVYSAEAIERGRLVAAASDCVVCHTAPGGTPNAGGLHLDTPFGQIVTTNITPDVETGIGNWSYAAFERAMRQGIHRDGRHLYPAFPYTSFAKFSEADMTALYAYMMSQPAVRSTPAPTSLAFPYSIRPLMAGWNTLFHDDQPYKPDPTQSLQWNRGAYLVQGAGHCGACHTPRNALGAEQRGKPAFLAGGEAEGWEAPALNSLSRAPIPWNEGDFFQYLSTGFSPRHGSAAGPMGPVIHGLQQLPSVDVAAMAHYLANLDGVTTHQASGAREALEASQGTTSRPGIAPGLAPAQDPALHASMHAAELARIEAATAPRARVFDAAGERIFEGACAVCHEPQAGPALAGIKLSLALNTNLHSDQPDNVLQSILQGIDSPANDALGDMPAFGSTLNDRQIVDVVHYLRDRFAPDRPAWRNVEERLTSLRKH
- a CDS encoding MarR family winged helix-turn-helix transcriptional regulator; the encoded protein is MPPSSRKRATSVAPPPEPAYVFSDQVGHLLRRAYQRHMALFQQIIPDSQLTAAQFVTLCAVRDKGGCSLSDIVKITAIDQATIRGVIDRLKTRGLLSVDHDPSDRRKVVVSLTPEGAGLVQEMEPFADEITELTFGDLNPAERVAIIYLLRKMGLDTAD
- a CDS encoding TetR/AcrR family transcriptional regulator, which encodes MKANAQSGLGVRAQQAQQTRQKILKAAIKVFAKSGFAGGRVDSISKLAKSHDRMIYYYFGSKEKLFVEVLETLYEQFNEAERRLQLDTSDPVAALSRIVDFTWRYYLTHPEFVALLGSENLHRGIHVKKSVNVKSMSDATLSMLQPVLEAGQAQGLFREDISVRNLYLMIASLGYFYNSNRYTLSSFLGENLMTDDALVDWQAFITDAVLRKVCIDTSA
- a CDS encoding MFS transporter; its protein translation is MRRAIGASAMGNATEWFDYGIYAYGVTYLSAALFPGSTDEATLFALATFAISFLVRPLGGLFWGPLGDRLGRKSVLALTILMMSGATLCVGLIPSYDSIGFWAPTLLVVLRMIQGFSTGGEYGGAATFMAEYAPDNKRGWCGSFLEFGTLAGFSAGALLMLGFSLALGDEAMHAWGWRIPFLVAAPMGLIGLYLRSKMEDTPVFREASADAAAHAAPPTHSGGLKDLFTGYWRELLVMSGLVIALNVVNYTLLSYMPTYLQRRLGLSPNEALVVPIVGMLFMMVLLPFAGALSDRVGRKPLWWASLIGLFVLVVPLYQLMATGMTGAIIGFALLGVLYVPQLATISATFPAMFPTRVRFAGFALAYNVATSLFGGTAPALNSGLIRATGDELFPAYYMMGACVIGAIALVFLAETAGMSLRDAGRRRPPRHAVR